From Candidatus Nomurabacteria bacterium:
CGATGTAGTTCTTGACCGCATCTACGATCCACAATTCATCTCCTTTCCCTCGCTCGGTACGCGCCAAGATATCCACGATCTCTCGGTTAAGGATCATCCGACCAAAGCCGGCGTGTCGCGATGGTGCATGTGCTTTATCTGGCTTTTCAATGATATCTTCAAGCTCAAGACCGTCTTCACGGTACTTCACGATACCGTATTTCTCCACATCAGCTTCAGCCACTTCCTGCACACCGATCATCGGAGCTTGTTCTTTTTTGTATAGTTCAACCAGCTGCTTCGTGAACGAGACTTCACTCTTCACCAGATCGTCTCCAAAAGCATAGACGAACGGTTCATCACCGATCAGATTTGCTGCTGAAAGCAAGGGCGTACCGTTTCCGTACGGCCCCTTCTGTCGCACGTATACGAAGTTCGCCATTTCTGAAATCCGACGCACTTCAGCCAAACGTCTTTCTTTACCAGTCTTTTCAAGACTACGCTCAAGTTCAAACGATCGATCGAAGTGATCCTCAAGTGGCTTTTTGTCCCACCGGGTCACCATGATGATATCTTTGATCCCCGCCTCAACCAACTCTTCTACCAAAT
This genomic window contains:
- a CDS encoding UTP--glucose-1-phosphate uridylyltransferase, with translation MNITKAVIAVAGSGTRLLPATKSQPKEMLPIIDKPIIQYLVEELVEAGIKDIIMVTRWDKKPLEDHFDRSFELERSLEKTGKERRLAEVRRISEMANFVYVRQKGPYGNGTPLLSAANLIGDEPFVYAFGDDLVKSEVSFTKQLVELYKKEQAPMIGVQEVAEADVEKYGIVKYREDGLELEDIIEKPDKAHAPSRHAGFGRMILNREIVDILARTERGKGDELWIVDAVKNYIAEGGRFLAKAVEGGAWITTGDPENYLRAILTYAADRPDLKDVLDEYCVQQ